From the Canis lupus familiaris isolate Mischka breed German Shepherd chromosome 27, alternate assembly UU_Cfam_GSD_1.0, whole genome shotgun sequence genome, the window CCTGCATTACCTGATCATCATGAACAACAAAATGTGCTACCAACTCCTGTTCAGCTCATGGGCCGTGGGCTTTCTGCTGTCGTTTTCACCATTAGCTGTGGGCCTCACACTGGATTTCTGTGTTTCCGGAATAATTGATCATTTCATGTGTGACATTTCCCCTGTGCTGCAGCTTTCCTGCACTGACACTCGTTTCTTGGAATTGCTTTCGTTTGCCTTAGCTATTGTAACACTTCTGGTGACCTTACTATTAGTGATTCTTTCTTACACATACATTATCAAGACCATTCTCAAGATCCCCTCTGCTCAGAAAAGAACCAAGGCTTTTTCTACTTGTTCTTCTCATATGATTGTGGTCTCCCTTACGTATGGTAGCTGCATCTTTAATTACATAAAGCCAACAGCGAAGGAAAGGGTGACTTTGTCCAAAGGTGTAAGTGTTATTTATACCTCGGTTGCCCCTTTATTAAACCCTTTCATTTACAGTCTCAGAAACCAGCAAGTCAAACAAGCCTTCAAGGACACACTccaaaagattttctctctttccagaaaataaagagaagattcaAGTTTCAAATCttggagaaaaaagtaaataaaaatttgaaatcattttgtaAGTTTAGTTATTCTGTCCTTCAGAGAAATATGagtggaaaaattaaaagatatttaatgcTGTAATTCCTATCCATGTGGCcctaagaagaaaaaatttaacttcAGGTTTatgttctgatttattttactatgTTAAGTCAGGACTGTTAACCATCTTCTTTTCTAAGGCAATTACAAGGGATAAGTTCATGTTATTATATTCAAGCCCCACAAGGCTTTCCAATAAGTTTGTTTAAAACTACTTAGACACCTTTTAGATTGGGTTTGTGAGTACTTttttcattcttggtgttgtctTTCTACTCTCCTGTTAGTGTCCTTTGGtcacaaaagttttaattttgatgaagtcaaattttttattttttgttttgttgcttgtgctttgggGGTCATATATAAGACACCATTGCTTAATCCAAAGTTGCAAAGATGGATACCTACCGCTTACACTAAGAAATTTGCTGTTTTATACCACActtttaggtctttgatttctttttttatataatttttttattggagttcaatttgccaacatatagcataacacccagtgctcatcccatcaagtgcccccctcagtgcccatcacccagtcactcccactccctgcccacctcccattctaccacccctagttcgtttcccagaggtaggagtctctcatgtgctgtctccctcactgatatttaccactcattttctctcctttcccctttattccctttcactatttttcatattccccaaatgaatgagaccatataatgtttgtccttctccgattgacttacttcactcagcataataccctccagttccaaatggtgggtatttgtcgtttctaatggctgaggaatattccattatatagagaccacagcttctttatccattcatctgtcgatggacatcgaggctccttccacagtttggctattgtggacattgctgctataaacatcgggatgcaggtgtcccggcatttcactgcatctggatctttggggtaaatccccagcagtgcagttgctgggtcctagggcagatctatttttaactctctgaggaacctccacacacagttttccagagtggctgcaccagttcacattcccaccaacagtgcaggaggcttcccctttctccacatcctctccaacatttgttgtttcccaatccaatcatgaaatgggcaaaagacatgaacagaaatctcacagaggaagacatagacatggccaatatgcatatgagaaaatgctctgcatcacttgccatcagggaaatacaaatcaaaaccacaatgagataccacctcacaccagtgagaatggggaaaattaacaagacaggaaacaacaaatgttggagaggatgcggagaaaagggaaccctcttacactgttggtgggaatgtgaactggtgcagccactctggaaaactgtgtggaggttcctcaaacagttaaaaatatacctgccctacgaccaagcaattgcactgttggggatttaccccaaagatacaaatgcaatgaaacgccgggacacctgcaccccgatgtttatagcagcaatggccacgatagccaaactgtggaaggagcctcggtgtccaacgaaagatgaatggataaagaagatgtggtttatgtatacaatggaatattcctcagctattagaaatgacaaatacccaccatttgcttcaacgtggatggaactggaaggtattatgctgagtgaagtaagtcagtcggagaaggacaaacattatatgttctcattcatttggggaatataaataatagtgaaagggaatataagggaagggagaagaaatgtgtgggaaatatcagaaagggagacagaacgtaaagactgctaactctgggaaatgaactagaggtggtagaaggggaggagggtggggggtgggagtgaatgggtgacgggcactgggggttattctgtatgttagtaaattgaacaccaataaaaaaaataagaaaaaaaatttgttgtttcctgtcttgttaatttaccccattctcactggtgtgaggtgggatctcattgtggttttgatttgtatttcctggtggccagtgatatggagcattttctcatgtgcttgctggccatatctatgtcttcctctgtgagatttctgttcatgtcttttgcccatttcatgattggattgtttgtttctttgctgttgagtttaataaattctttatagatcttggatactagccctttatctgatacgtcatttgcaaatatcttctcccatcctgtaggttgtcttttagttctgttgactgtttcttttgctgtgcaaaagcttcttatcttgatgaattcccaatagttcatttttgcttttgtttctcttgccttcatggatgtatcttgcaagaagttactgtggctgagttcaaaaagggtgttgcctgtgttctcctctaggattttgatggaatcttgtctcacatttagatctttcatccattttgagtttatctttgtgtctggtgcaagagagtggtctagtttcattcttctgcatgtggatgtccagttttcccagcaccatttattgaagagactgtcttttctttagtggatagtctttcctcctttgttgaatattagttgaccataaagttgagggtccacttctggattctctattctgttccattgatctatgtgtctgtttttgtgccaggaccacactgtcttgatgaccacagctttgtagtacaacctgaaatgtTTCTATTGAGTTAATGTTTGTGTATGGTTTGAAGTAGAGAGTAAAGTCACCTTCTCCATGATAATAGTTATCACAACATgctttgttgaaaaggctattaTCTTCCCATTGGATAAACTTGGCACCCTTGTTAAAAATCAATGGACCATAAATGGGTCTATTACAGGAGTCTCAGTTCTATTCCTTTGAGCTATTGCTCAATTGCTATGCCAATATCACATGGTCTTGATCACTGTAGCTTTATATTAAGTTCTGAAATTGGAAAgtatttctctttcaattttgcCCATCTTTTTCAGTATTGTTTTGGTTACTCAGGGTCCcttgcaattccatatgaattttaggatcagaaTGCTCATTTATGCAAAAGATTCAGTTGAAAACTTAATAAGGATTACATTGCATTAACTCTATGGGTCAGTTTGAGACTATTATCATCTTAATTAACAATGTCAAGTCTACTATACGATAACATgagatgtctttttatttattcagaacttcttaaattttatggttttgttaTTTCTTGGTAAAAATGTggcacttccttggttaaatttacataaaataactCCTGCAACTGAACAACAAACACTCCATAATATATAGACAAAGGACTTAAAGAAGCTATACAAACAGGCAAAGAGCACATAGAAGGACGCTTGAGAAGagtagtcattaggaaaatgagaGTTAAAACCAGACACATACCACTTTACAGCCAGTAAGACAGTTAAAAtacgtatgtgtatgtgtgtgtaccttTGTGACTCTGTTCGTACATATATGTTGGTTATATCTATCAAGTACCTTTGTGACTCTGTTTGTACATATATGTTGGTTATATCTATCACAAACAATAACAAGTGCTATTGTACATAATAACAAGTGATCGTGTACAGAatttggaaccctcatacattgctggtgggattgtaaaatgtGCAGCCCCTTGGAAAAATACAGCAGTTCATCAAGTTAAATACAGAGGGGCCATATAACCCAGAAATTCTTAACCTAGGAATTGAAAACAtaggttcacacaaaaacttttaCACACATTTTCATAGAAGCATCAGGCATAAGAGCCAAAAAGCAGAAGCCACGGAAGTAACCTCCAagtgatgaatggacaaacaaaatgtagGACAGgtatatgtcatttttatttgttttgcacTGTTGCACTTTACATACACTGCATTTCTCACAGTTGGAGGTTTGTGGAGATCCTGCATCAAGAAGTCCattggtgggcagcctgggtggctcagtagtttagcgcggccttcagcacagggcatgaccccggggtcccgggatcgagtcccacattgggctccctgcatggagcctgctcctccctctacctgtgtctctgcctctctctctctctctctttctgtgtctctcataaataaataaataaataaataaataaataaataaataaagtctttaaaaaaaaaacaagaattaagcTGACTGtcttctgcctgtgttctctaaaGGGAATATTAAAGCTGAACGGCAGCACATCTGTTTGAACAAGGTTTACTAAGGTTTTAAGCTCACTGTGGAGACCTACTGCTCTAggaaagattcctttcaaaatatggcTTTCTATTGGCAGTGCACCTGACCATTCAAGAGCTCTGTGTAGAGGCACAATAAGATTCATGTGGTTTTCATGTCTGCTAACACAATAGCCATTCTGCAGCCCGCGGATCAACAGGTAATtctgactttcaagtcttataatttaagacattcttttttttaactaataaatttattttttattggtgttcaatttgccaacatacagaataacattcTTAAGTCTAGAAATGCCATAAACATTGATTCCTATGCTGGATCTGGGCAGCAAGGTAAATAGAACAttttctagatgccattaagaacatttgtgattcaaaGGAGGAAGCCAAAGAGTGTAACCATGAtcaggagtttggaagaaattTATTGCAACCtatggtatttaaaatattttctgtgtggAAATAATTGAACTGCAGATTTTGGTCAAAGTTATTCATATTATACAAATGGTAGTGACCCTTAGAATAAATTAGAGGTATGATTTATTTATGTCTGTTTGGGGAACTTTTCATATGTTAACCcatttatgaattaaaaattccCAATTCATTCTAGTTATATCAATGTAATCAAATTTTATACCTTACATGAAAGCATATTCaatcattttattctaatttattggcatatagctgttaataacatgtttttaaaatcgtttgtatttccttggtgttggtagtgatctctcctttctcattcatgattttattaatttgagtcttctctctcttctttttaataaggctggctaatggtttatctatcttattaattctttcaaaaaaccagctcctggttttgttgatctgttccacagttcttctggtctcgatttcgttgagttctgctcgaatctttattaactctcttcttctgctgggtgtaggatccatttgctgttttttctctagctcctttatgtgtaaggttagcttttgtatttgagttctttccagtttttggatggatgtttgtattgcgatgtatttcccccccagacctgcttttgctgtatcccaaagattttgaacggttgtatcttcattctcactagtttccatgaatctttttaattattccttaatttcctggttgaccctttcatcttttagcaagatggtccttaatctctacgtgtttgaagtccttccaaacttcttgttg encodes:
- the OR6C83 gene encoding olfactory receptor family 6 subfamily C member 83, with translation MFSYVDFISLKSKMRNQSTKIEFFLLGLTDDPQLQIVIFTFLFINYVLSMTGNLTIILLTLLHPSLKTPMYFFLRNFSFMEASMTTVCIPRFLISLITKNKVISYNCCASQLFFFLQLEIAEFYLLAAMSFDRYVAICKPLHYLIIMNNKMCYQLLFSSWAVGFLLSFSPLAVGLTLDFCVSGIIDHFMCDISPVLQLSCTDTRFLELLSFALAIVTLLVTLLLVILSYTYIIKTILKIPSAQKRTKAFSTCSSHMIVVSLTYGSCIFNYIKPTAKERVTLSKGVSVIYTSVAPLLNPFIYSLRNQQVKQAFKDTLQKIFSLSRK